One genomic region from Diabrotica undecimpunctata isolate CICGRU chromosome 9, icDiaUnde3, whole genome shotgun sequence encodes:
- the LOC140451123 gene encoding uncharacterized protein, producing the protein MKIKYHEFMQEYIQLGHMSKVEDKTDFNSETPNYYLPHHGVLKETSLTTKLRVVFDGSARTDSGLSLNDVLMVGPKLQDDLMCILLRFRKHNVVIASDIEKMYRQVFVCKTQQKLQQILWRFSDEQPIETYKLKTLTYGTAPAAFLAIRSLQQLAHENQLNLPLASQVILKDFYVDDLLTGGSSIEEVKSLKDELNNILCTAGFSLRKWVSNKPEIFDEDIQIKGDIEHYLADDVTTKTLGLYWNSKIDSLQYKINFSNYTKVSKRTVLSLVSQIFDPLGLVGPVIIKAKLIMQSLWQLKLNWDESLPLDLHTAWNQFRESIADLEKTHISRQVLCSNPINRQLHCFSDASESAYGAALYIRSLDQGGSCLVHLLCAKSRVAPLKTISLPRLELCGALLAAKLASAVIATIGVGFDEVHFWSDSMITLHWILGEPSQWKTFVGNRVSEIQRLSNGYSWHHVDSHDNPADIITRGYEPKLLNTSKLWWNGPPWLASHKLSWPTKALSNSHISIIPDQKVIQTFISTVQFAEIWNRFSSLAKLQRVFPYILRFVTNCKSSNNKTTGPFTVDEKERSFFCLVYMAQNEVFHQEIQTIKKSKPIHKSSKILSLNPFLDDTGLLRVGGRLQKSELSFDQKHPIILPNGHVLTKLIVISYHHKYLHAGPQALLSIIRLKFWLLSGRNTVRHILHKCVTCFRVKPTLLVPLMGDLPKSRLLPTRPFYNCGVDYGGPFELKTSYLRNCKVVKCYICIFTCFTTRATHIELVYDLSTNSFLNSFKRFIARRGLCKNMYSDNGTNFVGANNHLQELYSFMNDATVKSNFLDYFSEHKIHWHFIPAHSPHFGGIWESTVKSVKFHIRRVMCNNKFTYDEMYTLLTQIESLLNSRPLLPLSESPEDLGVLTPGHFLIGAPLVALPQEELTEINPNKLKRYHHLTQIIQSFWVRWSREYLSSLQQRTKWRTAADNVKIGSLVIIQEDGLPPTKWELGRILQLHAGTDNVVRVVTVRTSKGEFKRPCVKLAVLPMDEQ; encoded by the coding sequence atgaaaattaaataccatgagtTTATGCAGGAATATATCCAGTTGGGTCACATGTCAAAGGTTGAAGATAAAACTGACTTCAATTCAGAAACACCCAACTACTATCTTCCACATCATGGAGTTTTAAAAGAAACGTCTTTAACTACAAAATTAAGGGTAGTGTTTGATGGGTCAGCTAGAACTGACAGTGGTTTGTCATTAAATGATGTTCTAATGGTCGGACCAAAATTACAAGATGATTTAATGTGCATTCTTCTTCGTTTTCGAAAACATAATGTAGTTATAGCTTCAGACATCGAAAAGATGTATCGACAGGTTTTTGTTTGCAAAACTCAGCAAAAACTACAACAAATATTATGGAGGTTTTCGGATGAGCAACCAATTGAGACATACAAGCTGAAAACGCTAACATATGGGACCGCTCCAGCAGCATTTTTGGCTATAAGAAGCTTACAACAATTAGCTCATGAGAATCAATTGAACCTGCCTCTAGCTTCCCAGgtgattttaaaggatttttatgtTGATGATTTGCTTACAGGAGGGAGTTCAATTGAAGAAGTAAAATCATTAAAGgatgaattaaataatattttgtgcaCAGCAGGATTTTCACTTAGAAAATGGGTATCAAACAAACCTGAAATTTTTGATGAGGATATTCAAATAAAGGGAGACATTGAACATTATCTTGCAGATGATGTTACAACAAAAACATTAGGGCTTTATTGGAACTCAAAGATAGATTCGCTtcaatataaaatcaatttttctaATTACACAAAGGTTAGCAAAAGAACAGTTCTGTCTTTAGTTTCACAGATATTTGATCCTCTTGGACTAGTAGGGCCAGTTATAATTAAAGCTAAATTAATAATGCAATCACTAtggcaattaaaattaaattgggaTGAGTCTTTACCTTTAGATTTACACACAGCTTGGAACCAGTTTAGGGAATCAATTGCAGATTTGGAGAAGACTCACATTAGCAGGCAAGTTTTGTGTTCTAATCCAATTAATAGACAATTACATTGTTTCAGTGACGCTTCAGAGTCTGCTTATGGAGCAGCACTCTACATTCGGTCACTGGATCAAGGTGGTTCTTGCTTAGTTCATTTATTATGTGCGAAATCAAGGGTAGCACCCTTAAAAACAATATCTTTGCCTAGATTGGAATTGTGTGGTGCTTTATTGGCTGCCAAATTGGCATCGGCGGTTATCGCAACAATAGGTGTTGGCTTTGATGAGGTACATTTTTGGTCTGATTCAATGATAACTCTTCATTGGATTTTGGGTGAACCGTCACAATGGAAAACCTTCGTTGGAAATAGGGTGTCGGAAATACAAAGGCTTTCTAATGGATATAGCTGGCATCATGTTGACTCGCATGATAACCCAGCCGACATAATTACGCGCGGATATGAACCAAAGTTATTAAACACTTCAAAATTGTGGTGGAATGGGCCACCATGGTTAGCTTCTCATAAATTGTCTTGGCCTACTAAGGCTTTGTCAAATTCACACATTTCTATCATACCTGACCAGAAGGTAATTCAAACATTTATATCAACTGTGCAATTTGCTGAAATTTGGAACCGTTTTTCCAGCTTAGCTAAATTGCAGCGTGTTTTTCCATATATACTTCGGTTTGTCACCAATTGTAAATCATCTAATAATAAGACAACGGGTCCTTTTACTGTAGATGAAAAAGAAAGAAGTTTTTTCTGTTTGGTATATATGGCACAAAATGAAGTATTTCATCaggaaatacaaacaataaaaaaatcaaaaccaataCATAAATCGAGTAAAATCTTATCATTAAATCCTTTTCTTGATGATACAGGACTATTACGAGTTGGTGGACGTCTTCAAAAGTCAGAATTGTCTTTTGACCAGAAGCATCCAATCATACTCCCGAACGGTCATGTATTAACTAAACTTATAGTGATATCGTATCATCATAAATACTTGCATGCAGGTCCACAAGCATTGCTATCAataattcgtttaaaattttggttattatctggACGTAACACGGTTAGGCACATTCTGCATAAATGTGTTACTTGCTTTCGTGTCAAACCTACATTGCTTGTACCTCTTATGGGAGATTTACCTAAATCTAGACTTCTGCCTACAAGGCCATTTTATAATTGTGGTGTAGATTATGGGGGTCCCTTTGAATTGAAAACAAGCTATTTACGGAATTGTAAAGTAGTTAAAtgctatatatgtatttttacatgttttacaACAAGGGCGACACATATTGAACTTGTATATGATTTAAGTACTAATTCATTCTTAAATTCATTTAAACGTTTCATTGCTAGAAGAGGTCtatgtaaaaatatgtattcTGATAATGGAACTAACTTCGTTGGGGCAAATAATCATTTGCAGGAGTTATATTCATTTATGAATGATGCAACggtaaaatcaaattttttagattatttttcggaACATAAGATTCATTGGCATTTTATTCCAGCTCACTCACCACATTTTGGTGGCATCTGGGAATCAACTGTAAAATCGGTAAAGTTTCATATACGAAGGGTAAtgtgtaataataaatttacatatGACGAAATGTATACTTTGTTGACGCAAATTGAGTCTCTCCTAAATTCCCGTCCTTTATTACCTCTGTCGGAAAGTCCAGAAGACCTTGGTGTACTCACCCCTGGACATTTTCTAATTGGAGCACCACTTGTAGCACTGCCACAAGAAGAGCTAACTGAAATAAATCCGAATAAGTTGAAACGGTATCATCACCTGACTCAGATAATTCAGAGTTTTTGGGTACGCTGGTCACGTGAGTACCTCTCTTCACTTCAGCAGCGAACCAAATGGAGAACAGCAGCTGACAACGTGAAAATTGGGTCATTGGTTATTATTCAAGAGGATGGTCTTCCTCCTACTAAATGGGAATTGGGTAGAATATTGCAACTACATGCTGGGACAGATAATGTTGTGCGGGTTGTGACTGTGCGTACTTCTAAAGGTGAATTCAAAAGGCCTTGTGTAAAGTTAGCCGTCCTGCCAATGGATGAACAATAA